The following coding sequences lie in one Alicyclobacillus curvatus genomic window:
- the rbsD gene encoding D-ribose pyranase, producing the protein MKKSGVLHAELSKIIAALGHTQSLVIADYGLPVPKQVPVIDLAVRSGVPSFKDVLLTVLEELTVESATVAAELEIANNGLFQELKHLFPCEVKAISHAELKEEVVNAAAVVRTGEHSPYANVILRAGVVF; encoded by the coding sequence GTGAAGAAGTCTGGTGTACTACATGCGGAATTGTCCAAAATCATCGCAGCACTTGGCCACACGCAGTCTCTGGTGATTGCGGATTACGGGTTGCCGGTGCCAAAGCAGGTTCCCGTTATCGATCTCGCTGTTCGCAGCGGCGTCCCCTCCTTTAAGGACGTTCTGCTGACTGTTCTTGAAGAGTTGACAGTCGAATCCGCTACTGTCGCTGCCGAACTTGAAATCGCTAACAACGGTTTGTTCCAAGAACTGAAGCATCTCTTCCCGTGTGAAGTGAAGGCCATTTCTCACGCTGAACTCAAGGAAGAAGTCGTCAACGCAGCAGCCGTCGTTAGGACCGGAGAGCATTCTCCCTATGCAAATGTCATCCTGCGCGCTGGGGTTGTCTTTTGA